From a region of the Streptacidiphilus albus JL83 genome:
- a CDS encoding glycosyltransferase family 2 protein: protein MKLGAVVLTQGTRPVELAALLDSVAAQHGPVVEVVVVANGVEVPPLPAGVCGIRTDENLGIPGGRNVGIEAFGPNGSDVDVVLFLDDDGLLPQPDDAEKLRAAFAADPRLGIVSFRIADPDSGETQRRHVPRLRAADPMHSSEVTTFLGGASAVRSTVFAQAGQLPAEFFYGHEETDLAWRALDAGWRIQYRADILLHHPKTAPSRHAVYNRNIARNRVWLARRNLPALLVPVYLGTWVLLTLARRPSGEALRAWFGGFAEGWRTPCGPRRPMRWRTVWRMTRLGRPPVI, encoded by the coding sequence CTGAAGCTGGGCGCGGTCGTCCTCACCCAGGGCACCCGCCCGGTCGAGCTGGCCGCGCTGCTCGACTCGGTCGCCGCGCAGCACGGCCCGGTGGTCGAGGTGGTGGTCGTCGCCAACGGCGTCGAGGTGCCGCCGCTGCCGGCCGGCGTCTGCGGCATCAGGACCGACGAGAACCTCGGCATCCCGGGCGGACGCAACGTCGGCATCGAGGCCTTCGGGCCCAACGGCTCCGACGTCGACGTGGTGCTCTTCCTGGACGACGACGGGCTGCTGCCGCAGCCGGACGACGCGGAGAAGCTCCGGGCCGCCTTCGCCGCCGACCCGCGCCTCGGCATCGTCAGCTTCCGGATCGCCGACCCGGACAGCGGCGAGACCCAGCGCCGGCACGTCCCCCGGCTGCGGGCCGCCGACCCGATGCACTCCTCCGAGGTCACCACCTTCCTCGGCGGCGCCAGCGCGGTCCGCAGCACGGTCTTCGCCCAGGCCGGGCAGCTGCCCGCGGAGTTCTTCTACGGGCACGAGGAGACCGACCTGGCCTGGCGCGCGCTCGACGCGGGCTGGCGGATCCAGTACCGGGCCGACATCCTGCTGCACCACCCCAAGACCGCGCCCAGTCGGCACGCCGTCTACAACCGCAACATCGCCCGCAACCGGGTCTGGCTCGCCCGGCGCAACCTCCCGGCCCTGCTGGTCCCGGTCTACCTGGGGACCTGGGTGCTGCTCACCCTCGCCCGGCGGCCCTCCGGCGAGGCGCTCAGGGCCTGGTTCGGCGGCTTCGCCGAGGGCTGGCGCACGCCCTGCGGCCCGCGCCGGCCGATGCGCTGGCGCACCGTCTGGCGGATGACCAGGCTGGGCCGCCCGCCGGTGATCTGA
- a CDS encoding CDP-alcohol phosphatidyltransferase family protein encodes MLDRRSGEHWAGRIYMRRISSRITRHLIDAPVSPNQLTWLMMVTGILGGAALLIPGLAGAVLAALLIQVYLGLDCVDGELARWRKQTSTTGVYLDRVGHYLSEAALLTGAGLRAADLFQQHGARAWMWAFLGTVAALGAILIKAETDLVDVARIRRGLTAVDDAASVPRAAGVAKARKAAAALKFHRLIGGVEASLVLLAAGIADSVHGDLLFTRIAVAVLAAIAVLQTFLHLLSITLSSRLR; translated from the coding sequence CTGCTCGACCGGCGCTCCGGCGAGCACTGGGCCGGCCGCATCTACATGCGCCGGATCTCCTCCCGGATCACCCGGCACCTCATCGACGCCCCGGTCAGCCCCAACCAGCTGACCTGGCTGATGATGGTCACCGGCATCCTCGGCGGCGCGGCCCTGCTGATCCCCGGGCTCGCCGGGGCGGTGCTGGCGGCCCTGCTGATCCAGGTCTACCTCGGCCTGGACTGCGTCGACGGCGAGCTCGCCCGCTGGCGCAAGCAGACCTCCACCACCGGTGTCTACCTCGACCGGGTCGGCCACTACCTGTCCGAGGCCGCGCTGCTCACCGGGGCCGGCCTGCGCGCCGCCGACCTGTTCCAGCAGCACGGCGCCCGCGCCTGGATGTGGGCCTTCCTCGGCACCGTCGCCGCGCTCGGCGCGATCCTGATCAAGGCCGAGACCGACCTGGTCGACGTCGCCCGGATCCGGCGCGGGCTGACCGCCGTCGACGACGCCGCCTCGGTGCCGCGCGCGGCCGGGGTGGCCAAGGCCCGCAAGGCCGCCGCCGCGCTCAAGTTCCACCGGCTGATCGGCGGCGTCGAGGCCTCGCTGGTGCTGCTCGCCGCCGGGATCGCCGACAGCGTCCACGGGGACCTGCTGTTCACCCGGATCGCGGTCGCCGTGCTCGCCGCCATCGCGGTGCTGCAGACCTTCCTGCACCTGCTCAGCATCACCCTCTCCAGCCGGCTCAGGTGA
- a CDS encoding ABC transporter permease has translation MDTAEPGAAANQGAEGPGADPAAAGRSADLAALAAAHGLAVSGERPSLPVYTRRLWSRRHFIVAFATARLTAMYTAARLGQIWQVMTPLLNAAVYYLIFGLLLGTNRGIPNFIAYLCTGVFVFQFTQSAVLAGTRSITDNLGLIRALHFPRACLPIAFTVIQLQQLLFSMAVLGVIVLATGEPLTVRWLLVVPVLLLQSAFNAGLALFMARIGSKTTDMAQLMPFVIRTWMYLSGVFWSVSTFTAHAPKWVATMLNLNPALIFNDLMRYALMQSVTADLLPRHVWEITLGWSLLVGLAGYVFFWQAEEEYGRG, from the coding sequence GTGGACACCGCCGAGCCGGGCGCGGCGGCGAACCAGGGCGCCGAGGGCCCGGGTGCGGACCCGGCGGCGGCCGGGCGCAGCGCGGACCTGGCCGCCCTGGCGGCGGCCCACGGACTGGCCGTCAGCGGAGAGCGGCCCTCACTGCCGGTCTACACCCGCCGGCTCTGGTCGCGTCGGCACTTCATCGTCGCCTTCGCCACCGCCCGGCTCACCGCGATGTACACGGCGGCCCGGCTGGGCCAGATCTGGCAGGTGATGACGCCGCTGCTGAACGCGGCCGTCTACTACCTGATCTTCGGCCTGCTGCTGGGCACCAACCGGGGCATCCCCAACTTCATCGCCTACCTGTGCACCGGGGTGTTCGTCTTCCAGTTCACCCAGTCGGCGGTGCTGGCCGGAACCAGGTCGATCACCGACAACCTCGGACTGATCCGGGCGCTGCACTTCCCCCGCGCCTGCCTGCCGATCGCCTTCACCGTGATCCAGCTCCAGCAGCTGCTGTTCTCGATGGCGGTGCTGGGGGTGATCGTGCTGGCCACCGGGGAGCCGCTGACCGTGCGCTGGCTGCTGGTGGTCCCGGTGCTGCTGCTCCAGTCGGCCTTCAACGCCGGGCTGGCCCTGTTCATGGCCCGGATCGGCTCGAAGACCACGGACATGGCGCAGCTGATGCCGTTCGTCATCCGGACCTGGATGTACCTGTCCGGCGTCTTCTGGAGCGTCAGCACCTTCACCGCACACGCCCCGAAGTGGGTGGCGACGATGCTCAACCTCAACCCGGCGCTGATCTTCAACGACCTGATGCGCTACGCGCTGATGCAGTCGGTCACCGCCGACCTGCTGCCCCGCCATGTCTGGGAGATCACCCTCGGCTGGTCGCTGCTGGTGGGCCTGGCGGGATACGTCTTCTTCTGGCAGGCCGAGGAGGAGTACGGCCGGGGCTGA